Part of the Melospiza melodia melodia isolate bMelMel2 unplaced genomic scaffold, bMelMel2.pri scaffold_18, whole genome shotgun sequence genome is shown below.
gaaccacagagaccatggtgacagtgtgggacctcatgtaaccatggggccattgtgacactctggggccccatggaaccaaggggccactgtgaaactgcagcaccaacgagaacactgtgacactctgaagccccATGGtagcaaggagtccattgtcacattttggggccccatggaaccaaggagaccagtgtgacagtgcagggcctggtgtaaccaagaggccattgtgacattgaggggccccatggaaacaaggacatTTTTGcaaatgacaccaagctgggtgagtgttgatctgctggagcataagagagctctgcacagggccctggacaggctgaatCCAGGGaacaaatccaacaaggtgagattGAACAAATCCAAGTGCCAGGCCCTGATATTTGGCtccagtgctacaggctggagacagagttccaggacagcagccaggcaaaaAGGAACCTGCGGGGATTGAGGGACAGCAGGCTAGACATGagacagcagtgtgcccaggtggccaaggaggccaatggctcctggcctggatcaggaatagtGCGGCCAGCGGGAGCAAAGCTGCTgcgccagcactgatctgcccccagctctgcacacagacattgctgctgcagctccagagaaggcaacaaaagggcatctctgcagaaaactctgctggacatcctttagttcatttaaagccactgagattgcagcccctcattgacacagtctgtggccacagggaaggtggagagaaacaaaatgagaaatggcacaaacaatgacatttttttgtggacaatatgaaaaaagtaaaacaaaggaaagaacctccaaaatgaaaccaacacaAAGTATCAaaaatgacttttattacaagtgattagCAAAAACTGGCCAGaagtttaatttttttgaaaGGATCCAGTCATCATGctgcacactgcagccttgagctcctgattCCTCATGCTGTAAAtaaggggattcagggctggaggcactaccgagtacagaactgacagggccagatccagggatggggaggacatggaggggggcttcaggtaagcaaatatGGCAGTGCAAaagaacagagagaccacagccaggtgagggaggcaggtggaaaaggctttgtgccgtccctgctcagaggggatcctcagcacagctctgaagatctgcacataggagaaaacaatgaacacaaaacaaccaaaaccgaaacagatggaaaacacaaggagccccagttccctgaggtgggatttggagcaggcgagcttgaggatctgggggatttcacagaagaactggtccagggcattgccatggcacaggggcagggaaaatgtattggccgtgtgcaacagtgaatagagaaagccactggcccaggcagctgctgccatgtgggcacaagctctgctgtccAGGAGGGTCTCAtactgcaggggtttgcagatggacacgtagcggtcgtagcacatgatggtcaggaggaaataatCTGTTATACCACAGAACACAAAAAagaagacctgtgcagcacatcctgtgtaggagatgtccctggtgtcccagagtgaattgtgcatggctttggggacagtggtgcagatggagcccaggtcactgagggccaggttgagcaggaagaagaacatgggtgtgtgcaggtggtggccgcaggctacggcgctgatgatgaggccgtttcccaggagggcagccagggagatgcccagcaagaggaagaagtgcaggagctgcagctgccacgtgtctgccaatgccagcaggaggaagtggctgatggagctgctgttggacatttgcactgccttggcatggggatctgtaagaaaagtaatcatggaatagttgggtttggggagcactttaaatatcccaacacagcctgggggcacttttcccccactgcctgcccagggctctgcagcctggagctgtccctgccagcagctgcttccctgtgcccagggctgggccctgccagtgttgccagagcccagcccagccctgggggctcagctcttccctgcagacccctcccagctcaggcactgcccaggggcagctctggctctgcaggctctgatggcaacatcagagcaatcctgaggaggctggaaaagcctcaCGGAGGCAGCCTCTAAggggtcctgtgctgatttctgcattgcctgctttattcaagtctgagaaaaaaatgtttttatttttcttagccTGAACTGACAGATTAATATCTATGTGCTATTTACTATCATGGCAACCCAGTGTAGTAGAtttaaaaagcaggatttttcccttttatgcagcccctgccttgctgtgctccctgtataacctacttgtaaatgttctgcagttaaatgtcatgctgggagcagtcctgaacaatgcagcatcctcaacacacaaggagaacacttccaagcattaccagctgtctcctcccacccagatcatgtcccccagcgctgggagcagctgccagggctggctgagagcgttccctggcaggcagcagagtccctaccccagcacagcgccctgggctgcaggaccctgctctgcaggacagccctgggcacccctggctgctctgcacaagagacaatcagagaatgtactcacagggtctgtaggcattgggatattccaactttaggagatcattccaggagctgcagctgcattgtcctgcagccagaggttccttgtgccaagggctggcagtgattctgccccaggcacttctcagcaccttcctagccctgactgattgaagctctctgtgcctctgtgctgtgcctggggtggctgcaggcagtgccccagccctgctgggctggcagaagagctgctcagcaAGAGAAATGtacttttgaagctcttcttggttaccaggagctgcctctgtgccaggagcgccgcccagctcagcagcacagacacagcacaagtactttaatgagcctctggggctttgtgctcaggccctgaacatcagtccctgagagggagctgaagaaatttctccagaactccaagtcagaatcacactccaaattttcttggacttttaatgggtcccactaagggacacgacagagaatgtgtctccaggccccaggcagagcagagaactgcaggcagtgatgacaggtggggacaaagagaagccaagtcttggtgccctggggcacagcagcagggtctgtgccaccaagggctgtgaggagacaccttgtcctgaggcactggggcctcctggcacagccccagccaggctgggcactgtcagccccttgtcctgccctcagcatccccccctagcccacatcccagtggcctcaaggatctgctagaaggagtccctggggagccttgctcaggaatggccctggggcctccttaatgctcccagggcctgtaggtttttcaaaggactttgggttttgcttttgccttggagtctctgggaggtttattgcaatcatggcctccggttatatgctgtaattagtccctggaggggctttgtcagtaacaacactcagtgggctcattaatgcttcaaggtacatCAGTTATTTCAGGGTTAtttggtgtttcacttttcatacaaactctatgagaagtttgtgcaatcatgacccCAATTTTCtcctttaatgagtcccttgagagctctgtactgacactcagtggggctcatcaatgATTTGAGATACTCAGGgcttttaaggtactttggattttcctttccacactgaatctctgagagcatttagtgccatcctggcctccaattctctcctccaaggagtccatgaggagcctgtgttggggatggacctcagtgggacgtattcatgctttgagacactttgggtgtttcctctgactttgactcctggaaaggtttgttcaatctcttctcaggccctgaacttccagggctcagctccaaatgcaccacagggctcattaggatcaagcaagtcctgacaaaccatggctctgccttgatttccctctgttctcatgcagttcatcacgAAGTTCTCTGTAGTAGTTTTGGATCACTaatatgagatttcttagccaatgcatcaattagtgtggtgggttaagtgttggctaattacctgtgcactcactagaatattcttactgattttctgctgtgaaatcaaattaggaggaaggcaaagtgggctcaaaactttaaaagggctCAAAACTCTTAGAATACTTCTCcactccctacaaccttttctttgtgactgacaatgtaatgagacaaatCCTAAAAGTTTAAGTCAGTTTACCACTTGTATAAGAGCCTTCCTTCAGTTCTcttggggagaggagtctctctt
Proteins encoded:
- the LOC134433385 gene encoding olfactory receptor 14J1-like, coding for LGISLAALLGNGLIISAVACGHHLHTPMFFFLLNLALSDLGSICTTVPKAMHNSLWDTRDISYTGCAAQVFFFVFCGITDYFLLTIMCYDRYVSICKPLQYETLLDSRACAHMAAAAWASGFLYSLLHTANTFSLPLCHGNALDQFFCEIPQILKLACSKSHLRELGLLVFSICFGFGCFVFIVFSYVQIFRAVLRIPSEQGRHKAFSTCLPHLAVVSLFFCTAIFAYLKPPSMSSPSLDLALSVLYSVVPPALNPLIYSMRNQELKAAVCSMMTGSFQKN